The following proteins are co-located in the Nostoc sp. ATCC 53789 genome:
- the mobC gene encoding plasmid mobilization relaxosome protein MobC, translating to MQPDPRTNLSNQLADTLTNRSVAPDEKREVTITFRASYAEKARLEQRCSGVVQSDYIRARLFDYPLPHPKLVIPELNRQAIYELKKIGNNLNQQARAINEAVKIGSQPLTTEVKSYLKTLEELTALLEQTRQSLTQSTVEVQRNDYQS from the coding sequence ATGCAGCCAGACCCTCGTACCAATCTCAGTAATCAACTAGCTGACACATTAACCAATCGGTCAGTAGCACCAGATGAAAAGCGAGAAGTAACCATCACGTTTAGGGCTAGCTATGCCGAGAAAGCTAGGCTAGAGCAACGGTGCAGTGGAGTCGTGCAAAGCGACTATATTAGAGCGAGATTATTTGACTACCCTCTACCACATCCTAAATTAGTCATTCCCGAACTTAACCGACAGGCTATCTACGAGTTAAAGAAGATTGGTAATAACCTAAATCAGCAGGCTAGGGCTATTAATGAAGCTGTAAAAATTGGTAGTCAACCGTTGACTACTGAGGTGAAATCATATCTGAAAACTCTTGAAGAATTGACAGCACTTTTAGAACAGACTCGCCAATCACTCACTCAATCTACGGTAGAGGTGCAGCGCAATGATTACCAAAGTTAA